In Flavobacteriales bacterium, the following are encoded in one genomic region:
- a CDS encoding TonB-dependent receptor has protein sequence MTIFSVQIIWAQHCNHEYQIVILDKENNQPVSSVHIKIRGDFDVYVSDDNGLVTIDHQCESEIQIQISHLLYQNKNLRLSPTQNDTILLTPKSEFLESITLSEKQAHHFEEQKTLSKLEITENSSKSLADQLSKINGVRNQKNGSSVGKPVVSGLRANRLSLIQQGIPHQGQRWGSDHSPAIETAQIDELKVVSGIESVQYFGSHLGDVLIAGNKAITDTSTRLKTVFQPYIESNGRHWGSLLSFEKKSKGLFWKIYGGVKQNGDFSSANYFLKNTGQKTKSFGFQINNSISKKWHFQWNNSYYETELGVLRGAHIDNLTDLQLAYSREIPFYTEEDFSTKIDHPKQWVRHLLSSLKSKYHITENLHLDFQLGIQSNKRKEFDIRRSNFHDRASLSLLQETRFLQAKIDYLSKNSWKHKGGISLEQIGNQNIPETDILPLIPNYSSNNFGLFYLISKNYKNHKWTGGFQTNYSKQHVLSISQTLPREILEFNTKDISSKIGLDWEYFFNENIHQNIQTLYSERAPAINERYSNGLHQGISGIEEGNPDLKNEKSWLANYQLFFEFDERWQWNNELKYRHIQDYIFLQPTHENRLTIRGSFPVFKYQQIPARIFSFNSEIQFLLNKKNRFNLRYNYLRGDDLRDHSALNQMPANQIEIGYQWQTKEHWWIFHSLRLDYRISHTFKQNHFDLTKELISPPEAYTLHRLKLKTHIPFQKMKIEALLGIENIWNTQYRDYLNKHRYFADDLGRNISLQLRFVF, from the coding sequence TTGACGATTTTCAGTGTCCAAATAATCTGGGCACAACACTGTAATCATGAGTATCAAATCGTTATACTAGATAAAGAAAACAACCAACCAGTTAGTTCTGTACACATCAAAATCCGAGGGGATTTTGATGTGTACGTTTCTGATGATAATGGTTTAGTAACTATTGATCATCAATGCGAATCGGAAATTCAAATTCAAATAAGTCATTTACTCTATCAGAACAAAAACCTTAGGCTCTCTCCTACTCAAAATGATACCATTCTACTAACACCTAAAAGTGAATTCCTTGAGAGCATTACTTTATCTGAAAAACAAGCTCATCATTTTGAAGAACAAAAAACACTTTCTAAACTAGAGATTACTGAAAATAGTAGTAAATCTTTAGCTGATCAATTGAGTAAAATTAATGGAGTAAGAAATCAAAAGAATGGTTCGAGCGTGGGTAAACCTGTTGTTTCTGGTCTTAGAGCGAACCGCCTGTCACTAATCCAACAAGGTATTCCACACCAAGGACAAAGGTGGGGAAGCGACCATAGCCCAGCCATAGAAACCGCCCAAATAGACGAGCTAAAAGTGGTCTCAGGAATAGAAAGCGTTCAATATTTCGGCTCTCATTTAGGAGATGTGCTCATTGCAGGAAACAAAGCCATTACCGACACTTCTACACGCCTAAAGACCGTTTTTCAGCCATATATAGAATCCAATGGAAGACATTGGGGAAGTCTATTATCATTTGAAAAAAAATCTAAAGGGCTGTTTTGGAAAATTTATGGAGGTGTTAAGCAAAATGGTGATTTTTCTTCGGCTAATTATTTCCTTAAAAATACTGGACAAAAAACAAAATCTTTTGGTTTTCAAATCAACAACTCCATTTCAAAAAAATGGCATTTTCAATGGAATAATAGTTATTATGAAACAGAATTAGGCGTTTTAAGAGGTGCTCATATTGATAATCTTACGGATCTTCAACTAGCCTATTCAAGGGAAATCCCTTTTTATACTGAAGAAGATTTTTCTACTAAAATTGACCATCCGAAACAATGGGTTCGACATTTACTCAGTAGTTTGAAATCAAAATATCATATAACAGAAAACCTGCATCTAGATTTTCAGTTAGGTATTCAATCCAACAAACGAAAAGAATTTGATATCAGAAGAAGTAATTTTCATGATAGAGCTTCATTAAGTTTACTTCAAGAAACCCGTTTTCTTCAGGCGAAAATAGATTATTTATCAAAAAACTCTTGGAAACACAAAGGAGGAATTAGCTTAGAACAAATTGGAAATCAAAATATTCCAGAAACAGATATCCTTCCATTGATTCCGAATTATTCAAGCAATAATTTTGGACTATTCTATTTAATTTCTAAAAACTACAAAAACCATAAATGGACAGGAGGCTTTCAAACGAATTACTCAAAACAACATGTATTGAGTATCAGCCAAACATTACCTCGCGAAATACTGGAATTCAATACCAAAGATATTTCCTCAAAAATTGGACTTGATTGGGAGTATTTTTTCAATGAAAATATACATCAGAACATACAAACACTCTATTCCGAGAGAGCTCCAGCCATAAATGAACGCTACAGCAACGGACTACATCAAGGAATTAGCGGGATTGAAGAAGGAAACCCAGATCTAAAAAATGAAAAATCTTGGTTAGCTAATTATCAATTATTCTTTGAGTTTGATGAAAGATGGCAGTGGAATAATGAATTAAAATACCGCCATATTCAAGATTATATTTTCTTACAACCTACTCATGAAAATCGATTGACAATAAGGGGGTCTTTTCCTGTCTTTAAGTATCAACAGATACCTGCGAGAATTTTTAGTTTTAACTCTGAAATACAGTTCTTGCTCAACAAAAAAAATAGATTTAACCTGCGTTATAATTACCTAAGAGGTGATGACCTAAGAGATCACTCAGCACTTAACCAAATGCCCGCTAACCAAATAGAAATCGGGTATCAATGGCAAACAAAAGAACATTGGTGGATTTTTCATAGTTTAAGATTAGATTATCGCATATCTCACACTTTCAAACAAAATCATTTTGATCTAACAAAAGAGCTAATATCTCCCCCAGAAGCATATACTTTACATCGTTTGAAACTAAAAACTCATATTCCATTTCAAAAAATGAAAATTGAAGCTCTATTAGGAATAGAAAACATTTGGAATACTCAATATAGAGATTATCTCAACAAACACCGATACTTTGCCGATGATCTTGGGCGTAATATATCTTTGCAACTTCGCTTTGTTTTTTAA
- a CDS encoding type 1 periplasmic binding fold superfamily protein — MRKIFLSILPITILAFTSCEKETVEPTVPNEEEVITTLILDLENQKNQKKHRFIFQDLDGDGGNAPQITLDTLATNATYHANIILLNETETPADSISNEVLDEGDHHQFFFKSTDNKITVEYADKDEDNFPIGLKNILKTTETGKFNLNISLKHKPIKTATGVKDGDPTNAGGETDIEVNFEIPVL, encoded by the coding sequence ATGAGAAAGATATTTTTATCCATTCTACCTATTACAATTCTTGCATTTACAAGTTGTGAAAAAGAAACTGTAGAACCTACAGTACCAAATGAAGAAGAAGTAATTACCACACTTATTTTAGATTTAGAAAATCAAAAGAATCAAAAGAAACATCGATTCATTTTCCAAGATCTCGATGGTGATGGAGGAAACGCCCCACAAATCACATTAGACACATTAGCAACAAATGCAACTTATCATGCTAATATTATCCTTTTGAATGAAACAGAAACTCCTGCTGATTCTATTTCAAATGAAGTATTGGATGAAGGAGATCATCATCAATTTTTCTTTAAATCTACCGACAACAAGATTACTGTAGAATACGCAGATAAAGATGAAGACAATTTCCCTATTGGGCTAAAAAACATTTTGAAAACCACTGAGACAGGTAAATTCAATCTAAATATAAGCCTAAAACATAAGCCGATAAAAACAGCAACAGGGGTGAAAGACGGTGACCCAACAAATGCCGGCGGAGAAACAGATATTGAAGTAAATTTTGAAATACCTGTCCTTTAG
- a CDS encoding thioredoxin family protein translates to MMKKLGLFFLLSTTLAFAQTNKSINELTRLAQNQNKNIVLYFTGSDWCKPCMDLDKKILQTPEFSNFITKKVIFQKVDYRRVNFSQTDKNYFEELAKLFNPKKSFPKFIVINKNRKTLKTIGYNFMWTNKEYIQALNL, encoded by the coding sequence ATGATGAAAAAATTAGGCTTATTCTTTCTTCTTTCAACAACTTTAGCATTTGCTCAAACAAACAAATCTATAAATGAGCTAACACGCTTAGCTCAAAATCAAAACAAAAATATTGTACTTTATTTCACAGGTTCAGATTGGTGCAAACCCTGTATGGATCTTGATAAAAAAATACTTCAAACACCCGAATTCTCTAACTTCATCACAAAGAAAGTGATTTTTCAGAAAGTGGACTACAGACGAGTAAATTTCTCACAAACAGATAAAAATTATTTTGAAGAATTAGCAAAACTATTCAACCCTAAAAAGAGCTTTCCTAAATTTATCGTTATTAACAAAAATCGTAAAACTCTGAAAACCATTGGTTATAATTTTATGTGGACCAATAAGGAATATATTCAAGCGCTAAATCTTTAA
- a CDS encoding carbonic anhydrase family protein, producing MKPIGILLSTTLIFALSSCQPSGENQSHTTTVEQKKHTKIESKTHQDHWTYQGETGPEHWSEIEKNSDCDGKKQSPINIIEVNSQESTSFGKKITTYYAPETKIHDVTNNGHSIQYNFEKGDKLSFEGSEYLLKQIHFHEPSEHTIDGIRYPMEIHLVHQNKQKEFVVLGILVKEGLASEPFNFLESYLPVKAGETKIVNQSFDLNKNLPENKTFFHYEGSLTTPPCTETVDWVVFQNPISISVEQVKILQMLMPHNNYRNEQPINSRVITKSSF from the coding sequence ATGAAACCAATCGGGATATTATTAAGTACAACACTCATTTTTGCACTATCATCTTGCCAACCAAGTGGAGAAAATCAATCCCACACAACCACCGTAGAGCAAAAGAAACATACAAAAATAGAATCAAAGACTCATCAAGATCACTGGACCTATCAAGGGGAAACAGGACCTGAACATTGGTCTGAAATAGAAAAAAACAGTGATTGTGATGGAAAAAAGCAATCTCCAATTAATATTATAGAAGTAAATAGTCAAGAAAGCACAAGTTTTGGAAAAAAAATAACAACCTATTACGCACCAGAAACAAAAATCCATGATGTAACCAATAACGGACATTCAATCCAATATAATTTCGAAAAAGGTGATAAACTTAGTTTTGAAGGTTCTGAGTATTTACTGAAACAAATTCATTTTCATGAACCCTCAGAACATACAATAGATGGAATTCGGTATCCTATGGAAATTCACCTTGTGCATCAAAACAAACAAAAAGAATTTGTTGTTTTAGGAATTCTCGTAAAAGAAGGACTCGCCAGTGAACCTTTCAATTTTCTTGAAAGCTATCTCCCAGTAAAAGCAGGAGAAACGAAAATAGTTAATCAATCTTTTGACTTAAACAAGAACCTACCCGAAAACAAAACATTCTTTCACTATGAAGGCTCCCTCACTACTCCACCATGTACTGAAACGGTAGATTGGGTAGTATTCCAAAACCCAATAAGTATTTCTGTAGAGCAAGTAAAAATCCTACAAATGCTTATGCCTCATAATAATTATAGAAACGAACAGCCTATAAATTCTAGAGTAATTACAAAAAGTTCATTCTAA
- a CDS encoding LytTR family DNA-binding domain-containing protein: MSEKIKCVILEDEILSSQLMEEYITKHENLELIGSYISPVDFIGTKAYTDAQIIFLDIHMPEMSGIDFLKELKPQSEIIMTTANPEYALEGFNLNVVDYLLKPIEYIKFIQATDKALNRLNKASFIPENKEKKDYLFLKVEKKQIKIFTKDIVYIEGAWNYIIIHTTQEQFIVLEKMKDLEDRLPKNNFFRIHKSYIGNTDFLEFIEGNEGFFNGKRLPISRGIKAQLIDKIKEEGL; the protein is encoded by the coding sequence ATGTCAGAAAAAATTAAGTGTGTAATTCTAGAAGATGAAATACTTTCAAGTCAACTTATGGAAGAATATATTACCAAACATGAGAACTTAGAGCTTATCGGCTCTTATATTTCACCTGTTGACTTTATTGGAACAAAAGCTTATACTGATGCTCAAATTATTTTTCTGGATATTCATATGCCTGAAATGTCTGGTATCGATTTTTTAAAGGAACTCAAGCCTCAGTCTGAAATTATCATGACAACTGCTAATCCTGAATATGCTCTTGAAGGTTTTAACTTAAATGTTGTGGACTACCTATTAAAGCCTATTGAATATATCAAATTTATTCAGGCAACAGATAAGGCTTTAAATCGGCTAAATAAAGCATCATTTATTCCTGAAAACAAAGAAAAAAAAGACTATCTCTTTCTTAAAGTGGAAAAAAAACAAATAAAAATTTTCACAAAAGATATTGTATATATTGAGGGAGCTTGGAACTATATTATTATTCACACCACTCAAGAGCAATTTATTGTTTTAGAAAAAATGAAAGATCTAGAAGATCGATTACCAAAAAATAATTTTTTCAGAATCCACAAAAGTTATATTGGCAATACAGACTTCTTAGAATTTATTGAAGGAAATGAAGGATTTTTCAACGGAAAAAGACTCCCAATATCCCGTGGGATAAAAGCACAGCTAATTGATAAAATAAAAGAAGAAGGCTTGTAA
- a CDS encoding histidine kinase: MEPSHTDRFTKYLKWRISQIKGLEILIWVLVWGFFKMLFPENYFELKIINHIQVTMLTFFSSVVYYGTQYLQVKYLPNKIKLLKKYIQYGIPILLVSSFVQIYLFEYVSILSSLNFQDLRNSGILEVVRDDWFMYFAFTMMYMSIATLAAQLKYSQEKNKSTQKDLSTLKSLQTESELQILKNQINPHFLFNALSSIYSISYLKDERAPEKIMQLSKMLRYVLYDCNQNYVSLQKEIEYLESYIDFQKLKVSREMNVDFDYIINHQNNIAPMILQPLVENAFKHSAIQRVPSAYISIKIEADSQKIQLEITNSIAEYNKETLVQNVGGIGMENLTKRLKLLYPNQYNLEITEDSEVFKICLILKNKD, translated from the coding sequence ATGGAACCATCTCATACAGACCGATTCACAAAGTATCTGAAGTGGCGGATATCGCAAATTAAAGGTTTAGAAATACTTATCTGGGTTCTGGTTTGGGGATTTTTTAAAATGCTCTTTCCAGAGAACTATTTTGAGCTCAAAATCATTAATCATATTCAAGTTACTATGCTTACTTTTTTTAGCTCCGTGGTCTATTATGGAACACAATATTTACAAGTAAAGTATTTACCTAATAAAATCAAATTACTCAAAAAATATATTCAGTATGGAATTCCAATTCTTTTAGTCTCCTCATTTGTCCAAATATATCTTTTTGAATACGTATCTATTCTAAGCTCACTAAACTTTCAAGACCTTAGGAATTCTGGAATTCTGGAAGTTGTTAGGGATGATTGGTTTATGTATTTTGCATTTACAATGATGTATATGAGTATCGCCACCTTGGCTGCTCAGCTAAAATACAGTCAAGAAAAAAACAAAAGCACTCAAAAGGATTTAAGTACCCTTAAAAGTCTTCAAACAGAATCTGAATTACAAATACTAAAAAATCAGATAAACCCACACTTTCTTTTCAATGCACTTAGTAGCATATACAGTATCAGTTATTTAAAAGATGAACGAGCTCCCGAAAAGATTATGCAGTTATCAAAAATGTTAAGGTATGTACTCTATGATTGTAATCAGAATTATGTTTCGCTCCAAAAAGAAATTGAATATCTAGAAAGTTATATAGATTTTCAAAAACTGAAAGTTTCTAGAGAAATGAATGTAGATTTTGATTATATAATTAATCATCAAAATAATATTGCGCCTATGATCCTTCAACCTCTTGTGGAAAATGCCTTCAAGCACAGTGCGATCCAAAGGGTACCTTCTGCCTATATTTCTATTAAAATAGAAGCTGATAGTCAAAAAATTCAATTAGAAATCACAAATTCAATTGCAGAATACAATAAAGAAACCCTTGTTCAAAATGTAGGAGGAATTGGAATGGAAAATTTAACAAAAAGATTAAAACTACTCTATCCAAATCAATACAATTTAGAAATAACCGAAGATAGTGAAGTGTTTAAAATATGCTTAATTTTGAAAAATAAAGACTAA
- a CDS encoding NAD-dependent epimerase/dehydratase family protein, whose amino-acid sequence MTKRILITGGTGFIGKYFIEEALERNYEVYLAIRKSSKTAHLSTYNIQFITIDYRSTSSIRESFEKANIQAGFFDHIIHNAGVKDAVKSETFYKYNATLTRDLAMVLKEEKILKGRFVFISSLAALGPGNPISRENITEKKTVQPISPYGRSKALAEKHLKNTGIEYLILRPTAVYGKGSNDYDILVSAIKKGVVFYLGEKNQSLSFIHADDVSKITFELLDTSIINESFLLSDGNEYNTTAFFNTIAQELQKKIRLRIVIPKFLLFTIAYIQQKLGIISPMNSVEKYREVTSKNWKCTSKKLYGTISYRPIHKVSEVADIAN is encoded by the coding sequence ATGACAAAAAGAATACTCATAACAGGAGGTACTGGATTTATAGGAAAGTATTTCATAGAAGAAGCTCTAGAAAGGAATTATGAAGTGTACCTTGCTATTCGTAAAAGTAGCAAAACAGCGCATCTTTCTACCTATAATATCCAGTTCATCACGATAGATTATAGATCTACAAGCTCCATTCGAGAAAGCTTTGAAAAAGCCAATATTCAAGCAGGTTTTTTTGATCATATTATTCATAATGCAGGAGTAAAAGATGCGGTAAAATCTGAAACATTCTACAAATACAACGCTACCCTTACAAGAGACCTTGCTATGGTTCTCAAGGAAGAAAAAATTCTAAAGGGTCGCTTTGTATTTATCAGTAGTTTGGCGGCTTTGGGACCAGGAAATCCAATTAGTAGAGAAAATATTACAGAGAAAAAAACTGTTCAGCCTATTTCGCCCTATGGAAGAAGTAAAGCTTTAGCAGAAAAACACCTCAAGAATACAGGAATAGAATACCTGATTCTAAGACCTACAGCTGTTTATGGAAAAGGCAGTAATGATTATGATATACTCGTATCGGCAATAAAAAAAGGAGTCGTATTTTATTTAGGCGAAAAGAACCAATCACTATCGTTTATTCATGCCGATGATGTTTCCAAAATTACTTTTGAGTTATTGGACACTTCAATTATTAATGAGTCTTTTTTACTCTCTGATGGAAACGAGTACAATACAACAGCTTTTTTTAATACAATTGCCCAAGAATTGCAAAAGAAAATTAGATTAAGAATTGTAATCCCTAAGTTTCTTTTATTTACAATTGCATATATTCAACAAAAATTAGGAATCATCAGTCCTATGAATTCTGTAGAAAAATATCGAGAAGTCACCTCTAAAAATTGGAAGTGTACAAGCAAAAAATTATATGGAACCATCTCATACAGACCGATTCACAAAGTATCTGAAGTGGCGGATATCGCAAATTAA
- a CDS encoding GNAT family N-acetyltransferase — MIEIKKVQNKKALKSFIKFYTDLYKENKQCALPIDFDEIKTLTEKNPAFEFCEFQAWLAYKNGQIVGRIAAIINQKEPEPEFGRIGWVDFIDDYEISKSLFDTATAWLKEKGKSHVHGPLGFTDMDRQGLLYKGFDKESTMATLYNFPYYVEHFEAYGFEKSIDWIEYSMDLTQQFPERIRKLAKFVKNHYGVRSIEFKNKKEIKPYIPKIFDLINRSYAHLYGFTELTEGQKQYYAENYFSFINLNLIRLIEDEDKNLVGFGITMPSFTQALQKAKGKLLPFGWYHMLSALKKNDVLDLYLVAIEPEWRKKGINAIMMQEIWDNARDFGIKRIETNIQLETNLEVQGMFKHLSPELHKKRRCYKKEL; from the coding sequence ATGATTGAAATAAAAAAAGTACAAAATAAAAAAGCACTCAAAAGCTTCATAAAATTCTACACAGATCTTTATAAAGAAAATAAACAATGTGCCCTTCCTATAGACTTTGATGAAATCAAAACTCTAACAGAGAAGAACCCCGCATTTGAATTTTGTGAATTTCAAGCATGGTTAGCTTACAAAAATGGGCAAATAGTTGGTCGTATTGCAGCGATAATTAATCAAAAAGAACCCGAACCCGAATTTGGAAGAATTGGATGGGTTGACTTTATCGATGATTATGAAATCTCTAAAAGTCTTTTTGATACAGCGACTGCTTGGTTAAAAGAAAAAGGAAAGAGCCATGTTCATGGACCACTAGGATTCACAGATATGGACAGACAAGGACTTCTTTACAAAGGATTTGACAAAGAATCTACCATGGCTACACTTTATAATTTCCCATATTATGTGGAACATTTTGAAGCCTATGGATTTGAAAAAAGCATTGACTGGATAGAATACAGCATGGATTTAACTCAACAGTTTCCAGAACGAATAAGAAAACTGGCAAAATTTGTGAAAAATCACTACGGCGTACGTTCTATTGAGTTCAAAAATAAAAAAGAAATTAAACCATATATTCCGAAAATATTTGACCTTATCAATAGATCCTACGCACACCTTTATGGATTTACGGAGTTAACAGAAGGTCAAAAACAATATTATGCAGAAAACTATTTCTCTTTTATCAACTTGAATCTTATTCGTCTAATTGAGGATGAAGATAAAAACCTTGTAGGCTTTGGGATTACCATGCCTTCATTTACGCAAGCCTTACAAAAAGCAAAAGGAAAGCTCCTTCCTTTTGGATGGTACCATATGTTGAGTGCCTTGAAGAAAAATGATGTTTTAGATCTTTACCTTGTAGCCATTGAACCAGAATGGCGTAAAAAAGGGATCAATGCCATTATGATGCAAGAAATATGGGATAATGCCCGTGATTTTGGGATCAAAAGAATTGAAACAAATATTCAACTTGAAACGAATCTTGAAGTTCAAGGAATGTTTAAACATTTATCGCCTGAACTCCACAAAAAAAGACGCTGTTATAAAAAGGAACTATAA
- a CDS encoding aminotransferase class I/II-fold pyridoxal phosphate-dependent enzyme, translating into MEKKVVNTQKEYQFLTDDATCQRVKRLKSNNIYPFFREVYSAQRDTAKFGDQEVLMFGSNNYLGLNNHPEVKAAAQKAIDKYGTSCTGSPFMNGTLDLHRELETELADFLGKEAVIVFPTGFQVNSGVIPSVAQRGDAILMDELNHASIIDGCQMSLAKRFKYKHNSAEDLDKKLKNITSTGDYKKKLIVMDGIFSMDGDIAKLDEIIPVAKKHDALVMVDCAHALGVIGKNGAGTSSHFGLTDEVDLIGGTFSKSLASVGGYIAGSQQMIDYLSHVARTYMFSASLPPASTASAIAALKIMKRDDSLQQKLWENTYFAMKLFKEKDLDIGAAETPIIPIYIRNSAKTFLVAKALFDKGIYVNPVVAPGVKETDALLRFSLTAAHTQEQIKYAIEEISKIVKPS; encoded by the coding sequence ATGGAAAAAAAAGTTGTAAACACACAGAAAGAATATCAATTTCTTACCGACGATGCTACCTGTCAAAGAGTAAAAAGACTAAAATCAAATAATATTTATCCGTTCTTTAGAGAAGTTTACTCAGCACAAAGAGACACAGCAAAGTTTGGCGATCAAGAAGTGTTAATGTTTGGATCCAATAACTACCTTGGTCTCAACAATCACCCAGAAGTAAAAGCAGCTGCACAAAAAGCCATCGATAAATATGGAACGTCGTGTACTGGTAGTCCTTTTATGAATGGTACTTTGGATCTTCATAGAGAATTGGAAACCGAATTGGCAGATTTTCTTGGAAAAGAAGCCGTAATTGTTTTTCCCACAGGATTTCAAGTAAACTCTGGCGTAATACCCTCAGTAGCACAAAGAGGTGATGCTATCTTAATGGATGAACTCAATCATGCCTCCATTATTGATGGATGTCAAATGAGTCTTGCAAAAAGGTTTAAATACAAGCATAATTCAGCAGAAGATTTAGACAAAAAACTTAAAAATATTACTTCAACGGGAGATTACAAGAAAAAACTCATTGTAATGGATGGAATCTTCTCCATGGATGGAGACATTGCAAAACTTGATGAAATAATTCCCGTAGCTAAAAAACATGATGCCCTTGTAATGGTAGATTGTGCACATGCATTAGGAGTTATTGGAAAAAATGGTGCAGGGACTTCTTCTCATTTTGGACTAACGGATGAGGTTGATCTTATTGGGGGAACGTTTAGTAAATCATTAGCTTCTGTAGGTGGATATATAGCTGGAAGCCAACAAATGATTGATTATTTATCCCATGTTGCCAGAACATATATGTTTTCAGCGAGTCTTCCACCAGCATCTACTGCAAGTGCAATTGCTGCTTTAAAAATCATGAAAAGAGATGATTCGTTACAGCAAAAGCTTTGGGAAAACACATATTTTGCCATGAAACTCTTTAAAGAAAAAGACTTAGATATTGGTGCAGCAGAAACACCGATAATCCCTATTTATATTAGAAATAGTGCAAAAACATTTTTAGTAGCAAAAGCACTTTTTGACAAAGGAATCTATGTAAACCCTGTAGTAGCTCCTGGAGTAAAAGAAACCGATGCATTATTGAGGTTCTCACTTACCGCAGCACATACGCAGGAACAAATTAAATACGCTATTGAAGAGATTTCAAAAATTGTAAAACCTTCATAA